A region of Dictyostelium discoideum AX4 chromosome 1 chromosome, whole genome shotgun sequence DNA encodes the following proteins:
- the zpr1 gene encoding ZPR1-type zinc finger-containing protein: MSEEIINKKLENTKIEEKEEEFKNISHENEVTEIESYCVNCEAENGITRILLTKVPFFKEIMVFAFHCPECGFRSSEVRSGGSYELKGCHIELNVTKELDLNRQIVKMEKATISIPSLDFEIPPSNNGSLNTIEGIIKEAITNLTNASEIHTESKEELLGFVSKLSNLLMVDEPFKIIVDDPSGNSFIENPNAPKADTNLKVTNYTRTAEQNASLGLGINEEQQKQQQEDSKKNERVTTTSVSIPSGDLADREVYSLPNQCSYCGVMGECKMVLTDIPYFKSILLMAFSCDECGYKTNEIKPGGAISEKGKTITLRVESVEDLSRDILKSDTANVIIPELEIEVTHGSLGGKFTTVEGLITIIKEELEKNPFFRGDSSDPANRARYQEITSQLDSFIAGKKPFTIELDDPISNSYIQNLFAPDDDPQLKIVEYERTYEQNDELGLNAMNTENYLNNQEENDNEAENEKSEEKESDSK, from the exons atgtcagaagagataattaataaaaaattagaaaatacaaaaattgaagaaaaagaagaagaatttaaaaatatttcacaTGAAAATGAAGTAACAGAGATTGAAAGTTATTGTGTTAATTGTGAAGCAGAGAATGGTATCACTAGAATTCTTTTAACTAAAGTACCATTCTTTAAAGAGATTATGGTTTTTGCATTCCATTGTCCAGAATGTGGTTTCAGAAGTAGTGAAGTTAGAAGTGGTGGTTCATATGAACTCAAAGGTTGTcatattgaattaaatgtAACCAAAGAACTTGATTTAAATAGACAAATTGTTAAAATGGAAAAAGcaacaatttcaattccATCTTTAGATTTTGAAATTCCACCATCAAATAATGGTTCATTAAATACAATTGAAGGTATTATAAAAGAAgcaattacaaatttaacaaatgCTTCAGAAATTCat actGAAAGTAAAGAAGAATTATTAGGATTTGTTTCAAAATTaagtaatttattaatgGTTGATGaaccatttaaaattattgttgaTGATCCAAGTGGTAATAGTTTTATTGAGAATCCAAATGCACCAAAAGCAgatacaaatttaaaagttacAAATTATACAAGAACAGCTGAACAAAATGCAAGTTTAGGTTTAGGAATAAATgaagaacaacaaaaacaacaacaagaggattcaaaaaagaatgaaagaGTTACAACAACAAGTGTTTCAATTCCAAGTGGTGATTTAGCAGATCGTGAAGTTTATAGTTTACCAAATCAATGTTCATATTGTGGTGTAATGGGTGAATGTAAAATGGTTTTAACTGATATCCCAtactttaaatcaattttattaatggCTTTCAGTTGTGATGAATGTGGTTATAAAACCAATGAAATCAAACCAGGTGGTGCTATCTCTGAAAAAGGTAAAACCATTACATTACGTGTTGAATCAGTTGAAGATTTATCACGTGATATCTTAAAGAGTGACACTGCAAATGTTATCATACCAGAATTGGAAATTGAAGTTACCCATGGTTCATTAGGTGGCAAATTCACAACTGTCGAAGGTTTAATCACAATCATTAAAGAGGAATTGGAAAAGAATCCATTCTTCCGTGGTGATAGTTCAGATCCTGCCAATCGTGCTAGATATCAAGAGATCACCTCTCAATTGGATTCTTTCATTGCTGGTAAAAAACCTTTTACCATTGAACTTGATGATCCAATTTCAAATAGttatattcaaaatttattcGCTCCAGATGATGATccacaattaaaaattgttgaatATGAACGTACCTATGAACAAAATGATGAATTAGGTTTAAATGCAATGAATActgaaaattatttaaataatcaagaagaaaatgataatgaagctgaaaatgaaaaaagtgaagaaaaagaatctgattcaaaataa